A stretch of Microbacterium sp. LWH3-1.2 DNA encodes these proteins:
- a CDS encoding aspartate aminotransferase family protein, whose translation MTEDLDAVAKELDREYVFHSWSAQAGLDLPVIAGGSGTVVWDHAGNRMLDFSSQLVNVNIGHQHPAVVAAIRAQADELATIGPATANLARGRAAQRILDKAADGFAKVFFTNGGADAIENAIRMARLHTGRDTVLSTYRSYHGNTGAAIVATGDWRRMPNQFARGHVHFFGPFLYRTEFWATTPEEESERALHHLERVILSEGPSTIAALLLESVPGTAGIMLPPPGYLAGVRALADKYGIVLILDEVMAGFGRTGRWFAFQGYDVVPDLITFAKGVNSGYVPVGGVIISPEISATFDDRVFPGGLTYSGHPLAAASIIAAIDAMESEGIVDNARRVGEEAIGPGLAELAEKHPLIGEVRGEGVFWALDLVTDRETREPVGADVIGRLKKELTSRGLLPFAAENRIHVVPPCVVTDGEVQEAMSIYDEALTKVEGDLA comes from the coding sequence ATGACCGAAGACCTCGACGCCGTCGCGAAAGAGCTCGACCGCGAGTACGTGTTCCACTCCTGGTCCGCGCAGGCGGGGCTCGACCTCCCCGTCATCGCCGGCGGCTCCGGAACCGTGGTGTGGGATCACGCCGGTAATCGCATGCTGGACTTCTCGAGCCAGCTGGTGAATGTCAACATCGGGCATCAGCATCCTGCCGTCGTCGCGGCCATCCGCGCGCAGGCCGACGAGCTCGCGACGATCGGCCCCGCCACGGCCAACCTCGCCCGCGGACGGGCGGCGCAGCGCATCCTCGACAAGGCGGCGGACGGTTTCGCGAAGGTGTTCTTCACCAACGGCGGCGCCGACGCGATCGAGAACGCGATCCGCATGGCACGCCTTCACACCGGGCGCGACACCGTCCTCTCGACATACCGCTCGTATCACGGCAACACAGGCGCCGCGATCGTCGCGACCGGCGACTGGCGACGGATGCCGAACCAGTTCGCGCGCGGACACGTCCACTTCTTCGGGCCCTTCCTGTATCGCACCGAGTTCTGGGCGACGACACCCGAGGAGGAGTCCGAGCGCGCACTGCACCACCTGGAGCGCGTGATCCTGTCCGAGGGTCCGTCGACGATCGCGGCGCTGCTGCTCGAGTCGGTGCCCGGCACCGCTGGCATCATGCTTCCGCCGCCCGGGTACCTCGCGGGCGTGCGGGCGCTGGCCGACAAGTACGGCATCGTCCTGATCCTCGACGAGGTCATGGCGGGGTTCGGGCGCACCGGCCGCTGGTTCGCGTTCCAGGGCTACGACGTGGTGCCCGACCTCATCACCTTCGCCAAGGGCGTGAACTCCGGCTACGTGCCGGTGGGCGGCGTCATCATCTCGCCCGAGATCTCGGCGACCTTCGACGACCGCGTCTTCCCCGGCGGACTCACGTATTCAGGGCACCCGCTGGCCGCAGCATCCATCATCGCCGCCATTGATGCGATGGAGTCGGAGGGCATCGTCGACAACGCCCGCCGCGTGGGCGAAGAGGCGATCGGCCCCGGATTGGCCGAGCTGGCCGAGAAGCACCCGCTCATCGGCGAGGTGCGGGGCGAGGGCGTGTTCTGGGCGCTCGACCTCGTGACCGACCGCGAAACGCGTGAACCGGTCGGCGCCGACGTGATCGGACGCCTCAAGAAGGAGCTCACCTCGCGGGGCCTGCTGCCCTTCGCCGCGGAGAACCGCATCCACGTCGTGCCGCCCTGCGTCGTCACCGACGGGGAGGTGCAGGAGGCGATGTCGATTTACGATGAAGCTCTGACGAAGGTCGAAGGCGACCTCGCGTGA
- a CDS encoding ABC transporter substrate-binding protein: MRSTPRLLVGAAGAAAAMLLLAGCSGGSTPDATGEATNGELTPVTLQLQWLTQAQFGGYYLAAANGYWEDLGLDVEIIPGAVDIVPQDVLAAGDVDFAIAWVPKALASIEAGAGITNIAQIFERSGTLQVSWADSGLETPADLSGKTIGSWGYGNEWELFAGLTEADATGYTIVQQNFDMNALLNKEIDAAQAMTYNEYAQLLEATDPDTGELYQPNDFTVIDWNEVGTAMLQDAIWANAERLESDPEYQDIAVKLIQGAILGWIDQRDDPQAAADAVTAAGSTLGTSHQLWMANEINKLIWPSTSGIGHINEDQWDATVSMALETKNQDGAQVITTDPPATAYTNEYVDKALDALRADGVDVDGADFEPITVELQPGGE, encoded by the coding sequence ATGAGAAGCACACCACGCCTCCTCGTCGGCGCCGCCGGCGCCGCGGCCGCCATGCTCCTGCTCGCCGGATGCTCGGGCGGCAGCACGCCCGACGCCACTGGGGAGGCGACGAACGGAGAGCTGACGCCCGTCACGCTGCAGCTGCAGTGGCTGACGCAGGCGCAGTTCGGCGGTTACTACCTCGCCGCAGCGAACGGGTACTGGGAGGACCTCGGCCTCGACGTCGAGATCATCCCCGGTGCCGTCGACATCGTCCCGCAGGACGTGCTCGCGGCCGGTGACGTCGACTTCGCGATCGCCTGGGTGCCCAAGGCCCTCGCCTCGATCGAAGCGGGCGCCGGAATCACGAACATCGCGCAGATCTTCGAACGCTCGGGCACACTGCAGGTCTCGTGGGCCGACAGCGGCCTCGAGACGCCCGCCGACCTGTCCGGCAAGACCATCGGCTCGTGGGGCTACGGCAACGAATGGGAGCTGTTCGCGGGCCTCACCGAGGCCGACGCGACCGGCTACACGATCGTGCAGCAGAACTTCGACATGAACGCCCTGCTCAACAAGGAGATCGACGCCGCCCAGGCGATGACCTACAACGAGTACGCGCAGCTGCTCGAGGCCACCGACCCCGACACCGGGGAGCTCTACCAGCCGAACGACTTCACGGTCATCGACTGGAACGAGGTGGGCACCGCCATGCTGCAGGATGCGATCTGGGCCAACGCCGAGCGACTGGAAAGCGACCCCGAGTACCAGGACATCGCCGTGAAGCTCATCCAGGGAGCGATCCTCGGCTGGATCGATCAGCGCGATGACCCGCAGGCGGCAGCGGATGCCGTGACCGCCGCCGGCTCCACGCTCGGCACGAGCCACCAGCTGTGGATGGCGAACGAGATCAACAAGCTCATCTGGCCCTCCACGAGCGGGATCGGACACATCAACGAGGACCAGTGGGATGCCACGGTCTCGATGGCCCTGGAGACCAAGAACCAGGATGGCGCCCAGGTCATCACGACCGACCCGCCGGCAACGGCGTACACCAACGAGTATGTCGACAAGGCCCTGGACGCGCTGCGCGCCGACGGTGTCGACGTCGACGGCGCGGACTTCGAGCCGATCACCGTGGAGCTGCAGCCCGGCGGCGAGTGA
- a CDS encoding ABC transporter permease, translated as MNPGVEAVLKRVLPPLALLVFGIALAQVLVTALNIPPFVLASPSAIWAEIVAYLPAIASATLVTGVNALWGLLLGSVIGIALAVLASRTKVIDGMLAPIVAAIAVVPIVALAPVLYTMFGSTSETARVLIAGIAAFVPIFLNTLRGLRQVRPVQRDLLRALAATPGQVIRSLTIPAALPHFFTGLRVASSLAVISALVAEYFGGPRQGLGAAITTAAANSAYARAWAFVLGAIVLGLAFFLITSLIERAFTRFAR; from the coding sequence ATGAACCCGGGAGTCGAGGCAGTCCTCAAGCGGGTGCTCCCCCCGCTCGCGCTGCTGGTGTTCGGCATCGCCCTCGCGCAGGTGCTCGTGACGGCGCTGAACATTCCGCCGTTCGTGCTGGCGAGCCCGTCGGCGATCTGGGCCGAGATCGTCGCCTATCTCCCCGCCATCGCCTCCGCGACGCTCGTGACCGGCGTGAACGCGCTGTGGGGGCTGCTGCTCGGCAGCGTGATCGGCATCGCCCTGGCGGTGCTCGCGTCGCGCACGAAGGTGATCGACGGGATGCTGGCACCCATCGTGGCAGCGATCGCCGTCGTGCCGATCGTCGCACTCGCTCCGGTGCTTTACACGATGTTCGGCAGCACGTCCGAGACCGCGCGGGTGCTGATAGCGGGGATCGCCGCGTTCGTGCCGATCTTCCTCAACACCTTGCGGGGCCTGCGCCAGGTCCGGCCCGTGCAGCGCGATCTCCTGCGGGCGCTGGCAGCCACGCCCGGACAGGTCATCCGCTCCCTCACGATTCCGGCCGCTCTTCCCCATTTCTTCACGGGTCTGCGGGTGGCATCCTCGCTCGCGGTCATCTCGGCGCTGGTCGCCGAGTACTTCGGCGGTCCGCGCCAGGGCCTGGGAGCCGCGATCACTACGGCCGCAGCGAACTCGGCCTACGCACGGGCGTGGGCCTTCGTGCTCGGGGCGATCGTTCTCGGACTCGCCTTCTTCCTCATCACCAGCCTCATCGAGCGCGCGTTCACGCGATTCGCCCGGTAG
- a CDS encoding ABC transporter ATP-binding protein: MSDAATTTAAVRVTGVDRVFLVKGGAPVTALTGVDLTVAPGEFVSLIGPSGCGKSTLLRLIADLDEPTSGSVEVFGTPARTARARRAYGIAFQQAALLPWRTVSANIELPLQLHGIDRSARADRVAELLDLIGLSEFGGHFPDQLSGGMQQRVAIARALAEEPGLLLMDEPFGALDEMTRERMQTELLRIRTRTGAAVVFVTHSIPEAVYLSDRVVVMSPRPGRITAQLEVRLGGAAERSEDLREDASFFADVTAVREALHGPESDPGRGVDVR, encoded by the coding sequence ATGTCTGACGCCGCCACGACCACCGCCGCCGTCCGAGTGACGGGGGTCGACCGCGTCTTCCTCGTGAAGGGCGGGGCGCCGGTGACCGCGCTCACCGGCGTCGACCTGACCGTCGCGCCGGGCGAGTTCGTGTCGCTCATCGGCCCGTCCGGATGCGGCAAGTCGACGCTCCTGCGGCTGATCGCCGACCTCGACGAACCCACCAGCGGGTCTGTCGAGGTGTTCGGCACCCCGGCGCGCACGGCTCGGGCGCGCCGCGCGTACGGCATCGCGTTCCAGCAGGCGGCGCTCCTGCCGTGGCGCACGGTCAGCGCCAACATCGAGCTGCCGCTGCAGCTGCACGGGATCGATCGCTCCGCGCGGGCGGACCGCGTCGCCGAGCTGCTCGACCTGATCGGACTGAGCGAGTTCGGAGGACACTTCCCCGACCAGCTCTCCGGCGGGATGCAGCAGCGCGTCGCGATCGCGCGCGCTCTCGCCGAGGAGCCGGGGCTCCTGCTGATGGACGAGCCGTTCGGCGCCCTCGACGAGATGACCCGTGAGCGGATGCAGACGGAGCTTCTCCGCATCCGCACTCGCACCGGCGCCGCCGTCGTCTTCGTCACGCACTCCATCCCTGAGGCGGTCTACCTCTCGGACCGCGTGGTCGTGATGTCGCCACGACCAGGCCGCATCACCGCGCAGCTGGAGGTGCGCCTGGGCGGAGCCGCGGAGCGCAGCGAGGATCTGCGCGAGGACGCGTCGTTCTTCGCCGACGTCACCGCCGTGCGCGAGGCCCTGCACGGACCGGAGTCCGATCCCGGACGGGGGGTCGACGTCCGATGA
- a CDS encoding ABC transporter permease has translation MTGVPSPKARRRPGAATAIAYGMLGIAVLILLWELYRAFAPPQGFVIGAVDGQTGSGIRLLPRADERTMPHVWDMIGRAIQPVTRAPGALPLGAVVLAAALNSLLLSVLGLTLGFVVGMLLALVMLRVRLAEWAVLPFVILSQTVPLIALAPLIRNWGSRLEFGAFSWESWMSVVVIASYLAFFPIAIGALRGLKSPDTIHEELFQTYAVGWWATLVRLRLPASVPFLLPALRLGAAGAVVGTVVAEISVGYNDGIGRLILETSAAASTDPARPWSPVFGAVLLGLLAAGLVALISLALTRFRRTESLADV, from the coding sequence GTGACGGGGGTCCCGAGCCCGAAGGCCCGGCGTCGCCCGGGAGCGGCGACCGCGATCGCGTATGGCATGCTCGGCATCGCGGTGCTCATCCTGCTGTGGGAGCTCTACCGCGCGTTCGCACCGCCCCAGGGTTTCGTGATCGGCGCCGTCGACGGCCAGACCGGGAGCGGCATCCGCCTCCTTCCTCGTGCCGACGAGCGGACCATGCCACACGTCTGGGACATGATCGGCCGTGCGATCCAACCGGTCACCCGCGCCCCCGGCGCCCTTCCGCTGGGTGCGGTCGTACTGGCCGCGGCCCTGAACAGCCTGCTTCTGTCGGTTCTCGGACTGACGCTGGGATTCGTCGTCGGGATGCTGCTGGCGCTGGTCATGCTCCGTGTGCGGCTGGCGGAGTGGGCAGTCCTGCCTTTCGTGATCCTCAGTCAGACCGTGCCGCTGATCGCGCTGGCGCCGCTGATCCGCAACTGGGGGTCACGCCTGGAGTTCGGCGCGTTCTCCTGGGAGAGCTGGATGTCGGTGGTCGTCATCGCCTCCTACCTCGCGTTCTTCCCCATCGCGATCGGGGCGCTGCGCGGCCTGAAGTCGCCCGACACGATCCACGAGGAGCTGTTCCAGACCTATGCCGTCGGCTGGTGGGCGACCCTCGTGCGACTGCGGCTGCCCGCATCCGTCCCGTTCCTGCTCCCCGCACTGCGGCTCGGAGCGGCGGGGGCCGTCGTCGGCACCGTCGTCGCCGAGATCTCAGTCGGCTACAACGACGGCATCGGCCGGCTGATCCTCGAGACATCGGCCGCGGCGTCCACCGATCCGGCGCGGCCCTGGTCGCCCGTGTTCGGTGCTGTTCTGCTCGGACTGCTCGCGGCGGGTCTCGTCGCCCTCATCTCGCTCGCGCTCACGCGCTTCCGACGGACGGAGAGCCTCGCCGATGTCTGA
- a CDS encoding TIGR03842 family LLM class F420-dependent oxidoreductase: protein MDFGVVLQTNPPAARTVQLAKLAEAHGFSHVWTFDSHLLWQEPYVIHSAILAETTRVTVGPFVTNPATRDWTVTASVFATLNEMYGNRTICGIGRGDSAVRVTNGRPTTMAELRESIHVIRELANSRPVEYKGATLQFPWSHGSELEVWVAAYGPMALKLTGEVGDGYILQLADIDIAAWMIKTVKDAAAAAGRDPESLSFCVAAPMYIGDDWEHMRDQCRWFGGMVGNHVADIVAKYGHHGEGVPEALTDYIERRQGYDYNTHGRAENDHVDFVPDEIVDRFCILGTASDHIAKLEQLRALGVTQFAGYLQHDNKEETLRAYGETVIPALSTHVTAKK, encoded by the coding sequence ATGGACTTCGGAGTCGTCCTGCAGACCAATCCGCCCGCCGCGCGCACCGTGCAGCTGGCCAAGCTCGCGGAGGCCCACGGCTTCAGCCACGTGTGGACCTTCGACTCGCACCTGCTGTGGCAGGAGCCTTATGTCATCCACTCCGCGATCCTCGCCGAGACCACCCGCGTCACCGTGGGGCCGTTCGTGACGAACCCCGCGACGAGGGACTGGACGGTCACGGCATCCGTCTTCGCCACGCTCAACGAGATGTACGGCAACCGCACGATCTGCGGCATCGGCCGCGGCGACTCGGCGGTACGGGTGACCAACGGCAGGCCCACCACGATGGCCGAGTTGCGCGAGTCGATCCACGTGATCCGCGAGCTCGCCAACTCGCGGCCGGTCGAGTACAAGGGCGCGACCCTGCAGTTCCCGTGGAGCCACGGCTCCGAGCTCGAGGTGTGGGTCGCCGCGTACGGACCGATGGCGCTCAAGCTCACCGGCGAGGTGGGCGACGGCTACATCCTGCAGCTGGCCGACATCGACATCGCCGCCTGGATGATCAAGACGGTGAAGGATGCCGCGGCCGCCGCCGGCCGTGACCCCGAGTCGCTGTCGTTCTGCGTCGCCGCGCCGATGTACATCGGCGACGACTGGGAGCACATGCGCGACCAGTGCCGGTGGTTCGGCGGAATGGTCGGCAACCACGTCGCCGACATCGTCGCGAAGTACGGCCACCACGGCGAGGGCGTGCCCGAGGCGCTCACCGACTACATCGAGCGGCGCCAGGGCTACGACTACAACACCCACGGCAGGGCGGAGAACGACCACGTCGACTTCGTGCCCGACGAGATCGTCGACCGGTTCTGCATCCTCGGCACGGCATCCGACCACATCGCCAAGCTCGAGCAGCTGCGCGCGCTGGGCGTGACGCAGTTCGCCGGGTACTTGCAACACGACAACAAGGAAGAGACCCTCCGCGCCTACGGCGAGACCGTGATCCCGGCGCTTTCGACCCACGTCACGGCGAAGAAGTGA
- the hydA gene encoding dihydropyrimidinase, with translation MATTLIKGGTVVSATGRGEADVLIDGETIAAVLAPGSQLLGTDVAASVDTVIDATGKYVIPGGIDAHTHMELPFGGTNASDTFETGTRAAAWGGTTSIIDFAVQRYGERVQDGLAAWHEKAAGNCAIDYGFHQIVGGVDDDSLAAMRGLVDEGVSSFKLFMAYPGVFYSDDAQVLKAMQVSQETGLLTMMHAENGPAIDVLAAQLADAGKKAPYYHGIARAWQMEEEATHRAIMLANLTGAPLYVVHVSAKQAVDQLAWARDQGWNVFGETCPQYLYLSLEEQLGAFSEEWGQFEGAKWVCSTPLRSSKEGHQHHMWQALRTNDIQMVSTDHCPFCMKGQKDLGLADFRAIPNGIGSVEHRMDLMYQGVVTGKITLERWVELTSTTPARMFGLYGRKGVIQPGADGDVVVYDPNGHTSIGYGEGRTHHMNMDHSAWEGYEIDGHVDTVISRGKVVVDGGEYLGAKGDGRFLKRGLSQYLI, from the coding sequence ATGGCAACGACACTGATCAAGGGCGGCACCGTCGTCTCGGCGACAGGCCGCGGCGAAGCGGACGTGCTCATCGACGGCGAGACCATCGCGGCCGTGCTCGCGCCCGGCTCGCAGCTTCTCGGGACGGATGTCGCGGCATCCGTCGACACCGTCATCGACGCGACCGGCAAGTACGTGATCCCCGGCGGCATCGACGCGCACACGCACATGGAGCTGCCGTTCGGGGGCACCAACGCCTCCGACACCTTCGAGACCGGCACCCGGGCGGCGGCCTGGGGCGGCACGACGTCGATCATCGACTTCGCCGTGCAGCGCTACGGCGAGCGCGTGCAGGACGGCCTGGCCGCCTGGCACGAGAAGGCCGCGGGCAACTGCGCGATCGACTACGGCTTCCACCAGATCGTCGGAGGCGTCGACGACGACTCGCTCGCGGCGATGCGCGGGCTCGTCGACGAGGGCGTGTCGAGCTTCAAGCTCTTCATGGCCTACCCGGGCGTCTTCTACTCCGACGACGCGCAGGTGCTGAAGGCCATGCAGGTCTCGCAGGAGACCGGTCTCCTCACGATGATGCACGCCGAGAACGGCCCGGCGATCGACGTGCTGGCGGCGCAGCTGGCGGATGCCGGCAAGAAGGCGCCGTACTACCACGGCATCGCCCGCGCGTGGCAGATGGAGGAGGAGGCCACGCACCGGGCGATCATGCTGGCCAACCTCACCGGCGCGCCGCTGTACGTCGTGCACGTGTCGGCGAAGCAGGCGGTCGACCAGCTCGCCTGGGCCCGCGACCAGGGCTGGAACGTGTTCGGCGAGACGTGTCCGCAGTACCTGTACCTGTCGCTCGAGGAGCAGCTGGGCGCCTTCAGCGAGGAGTGGGGGCAGTTCGAGGGCGCCAAGTGGGTGTGCTCGACGCCGCTGCGCAGCAGCAAGGAGGGCCACCAGCACCACATGTGGCAGGCGCTGCGCACCAACGACATCCAGATGGTCTCGACCGACCACTGCCCGTTCTGCATGAAAGGACAGAAGGACCTCGGCCTCGCGGACTTCCGCGCGATCCCGAACGGGATCGGCTCGGTCGAGCACCGCATGGACCTCATGTACCAGGGTGTCGTGACGGGCAAGATCACGCTCGAGCGGTGGGTGGAGCTGACGTCCACCACGCCTGCGCGCATGTTCGGGCTGTACGGGCGCAAGGGCGTGATCCAGCCCGGCGCCGACGGCGACGTCGTGGTCTACGACCCGAACGGCCACACGTCGATCGGGTACGGCGAGGGTCGCACGCACCACATGAACATGGACCACTCCGCGTGGGAGGGCTACGAGATCGACGGGCACGTCGACACCGTCATCTCGCGCGGCAAGGTCGTGGTCGACGGCGGCGAGTACCTCGGCGCCAAGGGCGACGGCCGGTTCCTCAAGCGCGGCCTGAGCCAGTACCTGATCTGA
- a CDS encoding nitrilase-related carbon-nitrogen hydrolase, giving the protein MTTVRAAISQTTWTGDKESMLDKHEGFARDAAAQGAQVVCFQELFYGPYFGITQDKKYYRFAESSEGPIVQRFTALAKELGIVTVLPIYEEAETGVYYNTAVLVDADGTILGKYRKHHLPHLDRFWEKFYFRPGNLGYPVFDTAVGRIGMYICYDRHFPEGWRELGLNDAHIVFNPNATKPGLSNRLWEVEGPAAAVANGYFVLQPNRVGREDNEYGDLAVDFYGTSQVIDPRGNFVGERGSGEHEELLVRDLDLDMVREMRDDWQFYRDRRPDSYTKIARP; this is encoded by the coding sequence ATGACGACGGTACGCGCGGCGATCTCGCAGACCACCTGGACGGGCGACAAGGAGTCGATGCTCGACAAGCACGAAGGGTTCGCGCGCGACGCCGCGGCCCAGGGCGCGCAGGTGGTGTGCTTCCAGGAGCTGTTCTACGGCCCGTACTTCGGGATCACGCAGGACAAGAAGTACTACCGCTTCGCGGAGTCGTCAGAGGGTCCGATCGTGCAGCGGTTCACCGCGCTCGCGAAGGAGCTCGGGATCGTGACGGTGCTCCCGATCTACGAAGAGGCCGAGACGGGGGTCTACTACAACACCGCGGTGCTCGTCGACGCCGACGGCACCATCCTCGGCAAGTACCGCAAGCACCACCTCCCGCACCTCGACCGGTTCTGGGAGAAGTTCTACTTCCGCCCCGGCAACCTCGGCTACCCGGTGTTCGACACCGCGGTGGGTCGGATCGGCATGTACATCTGCTACGACCGCCACTTCCCCGAGGGCTGGCGCGAACTCGGCCTGAACGACGCGCACATCGTCTTCAACCCGAACGCCACGAAGCCGGGGCTGTCGAACCGGCTCTGGGAGGTCGAGGGACCGGCAGCGGCCGTCGCGAACGGCTACTTCGTGCTGCAGCCGAACCGCGTGGGCCGCGAAGACAACGAGTACGGCGACCTCGCCGTCGACTTCTACGGCACGAGCCAGGTCATCGACCCGCGCGGCAACTTCGTGGGTGAGCGCGGCTCGGGCGAGCACGAGGAGCTGCTGGTGCGCGACCTCGACCTCGACATGGTGCGCGAGATGCGCGACGACTGGCAGTTCTACCGCGATCGCCGGCCCGACTCCTACACGAAGATCGCGAGGCCGTGA